The proteins below come from a single Edaphobacter acidisoli genomic window:
- a CDS encoding sensor histidine kinase has translation MNITRRRGAIAFFITLGVLLVGLAITLDVGWIVVASERTVALLVLGIFFFAALIAGVVLNTVFLVREINRNERQDTFLNAVTHELKTPIASIRLYLETLQRRPLDEPQRQEFYKIMLADSDRLLATVEQVLKAGQLGLRHRQQGRTVIDLQSLVADCIAVTLQRYHLPPESIVLDPTPGAVRLYTLGISDDLRTAVLNILDNAAKYSPEGVHVRCSLAIDRYTWVALTISDTGIGLAPDQFKRIFKRFYRVQGRTVSKIKGTGLGLFLVRTIARQHGGSVTAESSGHNQGTTVTLTLPRANPATQSAF, from the coding sequence ATGAACATTACACGACGCCGCGGAGCCATTGCTTTCTTCATCACACTTGGCGTCCTGCTTGTTGGATTGGCTATTACGCTCGATGTCGGCTGGATCGTCGTCGCCAGTGAGCGTACGGTTGCGTTGCTTGTATTGGGGATATTTTTCTTTGCTGCCCTCATCGCGGGTGTCGTGCTCAATACAGTCTTTCTGGTGCGTGAGATCAACCGCAATGAGCGTCAAGATACATTTCTTAACGCTGTTACTCATGAACTTAAGACGCCAATTGCCAGCATCCGGCTTTACCTTGAGACGCTCCAGCGGAGACCGCTCGATGAGCCGCAACGTCAGGAATTTTACAAAATAATGCTGGCAGATTCTGACCGCCTACTCGCGACCGTGGAGCAGGTGCTCAAGGCTGGACAACTTGGCCTGCGCCATCGCCAGCAAGGTCGCACCGTGATTGATCTCCAATCGCTCGTTGCTGACTGCATCGCAGTCACGCTTCAACGCTATCATCTGCCGCCAGAAAGCATTGTCTTAGATCCCACGCCGGGTGCTGTACGTCTTTATACGCTGGGTATTTCGGATGACCTCCGTACTGCCGTTCTCAACATCCTTGACAATGCGGCCAAATATTCACCGGAAGGTGTGCATGTGAGGTGTTCGCTTGCCATTGATCGTTACACCTGGGTCGCGTTAACGATCTCAGACACCGGCATCGGCCTTGCTCCAGACCAGTTCAAGCGAATCTTCAAACGCTTTTATCGTGTACAGGGACGTACGGTCTCGAAGATTAAAGGCACAGGTCTCGGATTATTTCTGGTTCGCACGATTGCACGCCAACATGGCGGATCGGTTACGGCTGAGAGTTCCGGCCACAACCAGGGCACGACTGTCACCCTTACCCTTCCAAGGGCGAATCCAGCAACGCAGTCAGCGTTCTAA
- a CDS encoding DUF3857 domain-containing transglutaminase family protein encodes MICRTARLCKPYATLSVFSVLMLAATPFVFASKQDAVPDWVTTATAQKLPDYPAETNAVVLLDDTTYTVASDGTAIEHCRHVVKILRPQGRDEGLVSIPFDKDDKILSLHVWSIGPDGHQYALKDNQIGEVGYGDGDILFEDVRAKTATPPGRDPGGVIAYEYEQRSRPYLTEDTWSFQGEIPALTQSYTLVLPPGYTFGTVWANHQEEKPIDLENQHWRWEMNNIPAVNLDRVLLRPSEESLVGRMTIHYAGPGIPLASDGTWKSIGEWYTSLSKDRLVATPDIAAKATELTAGKTDFYDRAAAIGDFVQTQIRYVAIELGIGGYQPHFAGDVFRNRYGDCKDKATLLSAMLSSVGIHSALVMVDTSRGVIAADAPSIVGNHMIAAIEIPNGYSSPKLHSVITAKTGRRYLIFDPTWDKTPFGQLEYNLQGGYGLLVEGQDSQIVQFPVLSPELNTIERTGSFKLAADGSLQGTITEKRYGDVSENRRRLYTMGDAKEQTEFLDRVLGQDFAAFSISGFKVENAGALDKDLTTSFAITADHFARMMGPLLVIRPRILGSDEPEVDHKVRHVPVNLYETMQEKDDFTITLPAGYGVDEAPDPVNVDLGFASYQSSSTVQGNVLHYTRIYTVRQITLPADKYSEVQKLAGIIASDEQSRAVLKKQ; translated from the coding sequence ATGATCTGCCGAACTGCAAGACTGTGTAAGCCTTACGCAACTCTTTCTGTCTTCTCTGTTTTGATGCTTGCCGCTACGCCGTTTGTGTTTGCTTCTAAGCAGGATGCAGTCCCCGATTGGGTTACAACTGCAACGGCGCAAAAGCTTCCTGATTATCCTGCCGAGACAAATGCCGTCGTCCTGCTGGATGACACGACGTATACCGTCGCGTCTGATGGTACGGCCATCGAGCATTGCCGCCACGTCGTCAAAATTCTCCGCCCACAGGGGCGCGATGAGGGGCTCGTTTCCATTCCGTTCGACAAGGACGACAAGATTCTTTCACTGCATGTCTGGAGCATTGGCCCCGATGGCCATCAGTATGCACTTAAGGACAATCAGATCGGCGAAGTTGGCTATGGTGACGGGGATATTTTGTTTGAAGATGTGAGGGCGAAGACTGCGACCCCTCCGGGACGAGATCCTGGAGGTGTCATTGCGTATGAGTATGAGCAGCGCAGCCGGCCTTATCTCACCGAAGACACATGGTCCTTCCAGGGGGAAATCCCAGCACTTACTCAGAGCTACACGCTCGTTCTTCCTCCTGGTTATACCTTCGGCACGGTCTGGGCGAATCATCAAGAGGAGAAGCCCATCGATCTTGAGAACCAGCACTGGCGCTGGGAGATGAATAATATTCCTGCCGTCAATCTTGACCGCGTGCTTCTTCGGCCTTCGGAAGAGTCCCTTGTAGGACGTATGACCATTCACTATGCCGGGCCTGGCATTCCTTTGGCGAGTGATGGAACGTGGAAAAGTATCGGCGAATGGTACACGTCTCTTTCGAAGGACCGTCTTGTTGCTACGCCAGATATTGCTGCAAAGGCCACTGAACTGACTGCCGGCAAGACAGATTTTTATGACAGGGCTGCAGCAATTGGCGACTTTGTTCAGACCCAGATTCGTTATGTTGCCATTGAGCTAGGTATTGGCGGCTATCAACCACACTTTGCCGGGGACGTCTTCCGCAACCGCTATGGTGACTGCAAGGACAAGGCTACGCTGCTTTCTGCGATGCTTTCGTCCGTGGGTATTCATTCAGCGCTGGTGATGGTTGATACCAGCCGCGGGGTTATCGCCGCCGATGCGCCATCTATTGTAGGCAATCACATGATTGCGGCCATAGAGATTCCTAATGGCTACAGTTCTCCCAAACTACATAGCGTCATTACTGCGAAGACAGGCCGCCGGTACCTCATCTTCGATCCGACCTGGGACAAAACCCCTTTCGGCCAGCTTGAGTACAACCTGCAAGGAGGGTATGGTCTTCTGGTTGAGGGCCAGGATAGCCAAATTGTGCAATTTCCGGTGCTCTCACCAGAGCTTAACACGATTGAGCGTACGGGCAGCTTTAAGCTGGCGGCTGATGGTTCGCTTCAAGGCACAATTACGGAGAAGCGTTACGGAGATGTCTCGGAGAACCGCCGTCGTCTCTATACCATGGGGGACGCCAAAGAGCAGACGGAGTTTCTCGACCGTGTTTTAGGGCAGGACTTTGCGGCGTTTTCCATCTCCGGGTTCAAGGTGGAGAATGCCGGTGCTCTCGATAAAGATCTAACTACCTCATTCGCAATTACGGCTGATCACTTTGCTCGAATGATGGGCCCGCTGCTTGTCATACGTCCGCGTATTCTTGGTAGCGATGAGCCGGAAGTAGACCATAAGGTACGGCACGTCCCCGTGAATCTGTACGAGACGATGCAGGAAAAAGACGACTTCACTATCACTCTGCCAGCCGGCTATGGGGTTGATGAAGCTCCTGATCCTGTCAACGTGGATCTAGGCTTTGCGTCGTATCAGAGCTCCAGCACTGTTCAAGGCAATGTGCTCCACTACACGCGAATCTATACTGTGCGTCAGATCACCTTGCCGGCAGATAAATACAGCGAAGTCCAAAAGCTCGCCGGAATCATCGCGTCCGATGAGCAGAGCCGCGCAGTTCTCAAAAAACAATAA
- a CDS encoding acyl-CoA desaturase, whose protein sequence is MGREHQEGRINWITAVAMTIFHILAIAALFFFSWKNLAMAAFMYMMAINVGIGMAYHRLLTHRGYKTPKWVEYFITACGCLALEGGPIFWVATHRVHHQNSDHEGDPHTPHDGTWWAHAGWIISGRALHSETALLGRYAPDLTRDRVHVWLSKYHYLPLIITGLMQIALGAALAGPGHRIIGGLGMVLWATFLRVTVGLHATWLVNSATHMWGSRRFQTKDDSRNNWWVAILTGGEGWHNNHHAHPVSARHGLAWYEFDPNYYGIWLLSKLGLAEKVQIAKFDQANPKPSGIQ, encoded by the coding sequence ATGGGACGTGAACATCAGGAAGGTCGCATCAACTGGATCACGGCAGTAGCGATGACCATCTTTCATATTCTGGCCATCGCGGCCTTATTTTTCTTCTCATGGAAGAACCTTGCCATGGCGGCTTTCATGTATATGATGGCCATCAATGTCGGCATCGGCATGGCATATCACCGTCTGTTGACGCATCGGGGCTACAAAACGCCGAAATGGGTCGAGTACTTCATCACGGCCTGCGGTTGCCTTGCGCTTGAGGGCGGGCCAATCTTCTGGGTGGCGACGCATCGCGTTCATCATCAGAACTCCGACCATGAGGGAGATCCTCACACCCCCCACGATGGTACATGGTGGGCGCACGCCGGTTGGATCATCTCTGGCCGCGCGCTGCATTCGGAGACTGCTCTGCTTGGCCGCTACGCTCCTGACCTGACTCGTGATCGCGTTCATGTCTGGCTGAGCAAGTATCACTATCTCCCGCTCATCATTACGGGCCTTATGCAGATTGCTCTTGGCGCCGCACTCGCCGGCCCTGGTCATCGCATCATTGGGGGTCTTGGCATGGTTCTGTGGGCCACATTCCTCCGCGTGACCGTTGGTTTGCATGCTACCTGGCTGGTCAATTCTGCCACGCACATGTGGGGCTCGCGACGCTTCCAGACCAAAGATGACTCACGTAACAACTGGTGGGTCGCCATTCTGACAGGTGGCGAGGGGTGGCACAACAACCACCATGCTCATCCGGTCAGTGCTCGTCACGGGCTTGCATGGTACGAGTTCGATCCCAACTATTACGGCATCTGGCTGCTCTCAAAGCTCGGCCTGGCGGAAAAGGTTCAGATTGCGAAGTTCGATCAAGCTAACCCTAAGCCTTCAGGCATTCAGTAA
- a CDS encoding NIPSNAP family protein: protein MDRRKLLQIMGATATLPLLSITEAKAQQAGTETVYELRIYHTYEGKLEPLLKRFREHETKIFERLGMHGVAFWTPTDDPLKGRTLVYMLRHRSRAAATENWARFSKDPEWIKLKAETEANGAFVEKHESTFLALTDFSPVL from the coding sequence ATGGACAGACGCAAACTACTGCAGATCATGGGTGCCACAGCAACATTACCCTTGCTAAGCATTACAGAAGCCAAAGCTCAGCAGGCAGGTACCGAAACGGTATACGAGTTGCGTATCTATCACACTTATGAAGGAAAGCTGGAGCCGCTTCTGAAGCGCTTCCGGGAGCACGAAACAAAGATATTCGAAAGGTTAGGAATGCATGGCGTAGCGTTCTGGACACCGACCGATGACCCACTGAAGGGACGTACCCTTGTCTACATGTTGCGGCATAGAAGCCGCGCTGCGGCCACAGAGAACTGGGCACGCTTTAGCAAGGACCCGGAATGGATCAAGCTAAAAGCTGAAACCGAAGCGAACGGGGCATTCGTCGAAAAACACGAATCGACATTTCTTGCACTAACAGATTTCTCACCAGTCCTATAG
- a CDS encoding DUF3857 domain-containing protein: MNRMIGHRCLTLITFVLLFSTALPFASADEWTTPTHEELTMTSEPEVPGASAIYLNYEEIASDDMHDFSVYARIKVLTDAGKERGDVELQYASWREGASFTIGEIRGRTIHSDGTIIPFSGKPYQKLIVKSNGLKVMAKVFTMPDVQTGSIIEYRYNIRYDDEYVVPPSWYIQTDLFTRKAHYVWKPTTRDIQNDRGMISTIAWFPILPEGAKLDHRELPATTLNGPQQVFELSVDNVPPAPHEDFMPPIGSLTYRVLFYYSNFRNGDEFWAKEGKTWSKNIDKFVGPGHGVTAQVQQLVSVADTPDQKLRKIYAFVMQLENTSYTREQAAQEDRAHGLKEVHDTDDILALKHGNDDQLAELFVAMARAAGMKAYVAAVTNRDKNIFIKQFLAFTQLDDYIAIVNVDGKDEYFDPGARYCPYQHLEWKHTMAGGIRQADGGIAFIETPPEPYKNSRTERIADLTMDEHGVVTGIIKMTYVGAPALTWRHRSLTGDSTSLEREFQTSMEHLVPQGMDVKVISIDKLMDYEEPLTVNFEVRGPIGEPTGKRIFVPSDIFMANAKPVFTDPKRDIPVYFDYPHITQDAVRIKYPSTFSVESYPSADQYQFASYAIYNVSSQPAANSITFHRNFYLGEFIFFVKDYPGLRDFYSKMTNKDQENIVLTTASSSAKPAVAAN; this comes from the coding sequence ATGAATCGCATGATCGGCCACCGTTGCCTCACCCTCATCACTTTCGTTCTTCTGTTCTCCACGGCTCTGCCGTTTGCTTCTGCCGACGAATGGACAACGCCTACGCATGAAGAACTGACTATGACATCTGAGCCTGAGGTCCCTGGTGCATCGGCCATCTATCTCAATTATGAAGAGATTGCCAGCGATGACATGCATGATTTCAGCGTCTATGCTCGCATCAAGGTCCTGACCGATGCAGGCAAAGAACGTGGCGATGTCGAGCTTCAATATGCTTCATGGCGCGAAGGCGCGAGCTTTACCATTGGCGAGATCCGGGGCAGAACTATCCATTCCGATGGCACGATCATTCCCTTCAGCGGCAAGCCTTATCAGAAGCTCATCGTCAAGAGCAACGGCCTGAAAGTTATGGCCAAGGTCTTTACCATGCCCGATGTTCAGACCGGCAGCATCATTGAGTATCGCTACAACATTCGCTATGACGACGAATATGTTGTACCTCCTAGCTGGTACATCCAGACGGACCTCTTTACTCGCAAAGCACATTATGTCTGGAAACCCACAACCCGGGATATTCAGAACGATCGCGGCATGATCAGCACCATCGCATGGTTCCCCATTCTTCCTGAAGGCGCAAAGCTGGATCACAGGGAGCTTCCGGCAACGACACTCAACGGCCCGCAGCAAGTCTTTGAATTGAGCGTCGACAACGTGCCGCCGGCTCCTCATGAGGACTTTATGCCTCCTATTGGAAGCCTTACTTACAGGGTTCTCTTCTACTATTCAAACTTCCGTAACGGAGACGAGTTTTGGGCAAAGGAAGGCAAGACGTGGAGTAAGAATATCGATAAGTTTGTCGGCCCCGGCCACGGCGTTACCGCGCAGGTTCAACAGCTTGTCTCTGTAGCCGATACTCCCGATCAAAAGCTCCGCAAAATTTACGCCTTTGTTATGCAACTGGAAAATACGAGCTACACTCGCGAGCAGGCCGCTCAGGAAGATAGGGCTCACGGCTTGAAAGAAGTTCATGACACCGATGACATTCTCGCGCTCAAGCACGGGAATGACGACCAGCTCGCAGAATTGTTTGTTGCCATGGCCCGCGCCGCAGGCATGAAGGCTTACGTCGCTGCCGTCACCAATCGTGACAAAAACATTTTTATCAAACAGTTTCTGGCCTTCACACAGCTCGACGACTACATCGCCATTGTCAATGTGGATGGTAAGGATGAGTACTTCGATCCAGGAGCGCGCTATTGTCCCTACCAGCACCTCGAGTGGAAGCATACGATGGCTGGGGGCATTCGTCAGGCAGATGGGGGGATTGCGTTCATCGAAACACCACCAGAGCCTTACAAAAATTCGCGGACTGAACGCATTGCCGACCTCACCATGGATGAGCATGGAGTGGTAACCGGAATCATCAAGATGACATATGTGGGTGCACCCGCGCTTACATGGCGTCACCGTTCACTGACTGGCGACTCAACAAGCCTGGAGCGCGAGTTCCAAACCAGTATGGAACATCTCGTGCCGCAGGGTATGGATGTCAAAGTAATTTCCATCGATAAGCTTATGGATTATGAAGAGCCTCTAACCGTCAACTTTGAAGTCAGAGGGCCCATAGGTGAACCAACCGGGAAGCGAATTTTTGTTCCGTCCGATATCTTCATGGCCAACGCCAAGCCAGTCTTCACAGATCCAAAGCGTGATATCCCCGTCTACTTTGATTACCCGCACATCACGCAGGACGCCGTCCGGATTAAATACCCTTCGACATTCAGCGTGGAATCATACCCGTCCGCGGACCAGTATCAGTTCGCAAGTTACGCAATCTATAACGTATCGAGTCAACCAGCAGCCAACAGCATTACATTCCACCGCAACTTCTACCTCGGCGAGTTTATCTTCTTTGTCAAAGACTACCCGGGCCTCCGTGACTTTTACTCGAAGATGACGAACAAGGATCAGGAGAATATCGTTCTCACAACCGCATCTTCATCTGCAAAACCTGCGGTCGCTGCTAATTGA
- a CDS encoding DUF3011 domain-containing protein encodes MNYLSKVYFLALALILCAVITIPRSVKAQMYGPGQSLTCSSDDGRRHYCSVNTFGGVQLTRQISGSPCIQGQTWGYDRQGVWVDRGCRAEFFARVNNQGPGQTLTCSSNDGRRNFCNVDTRGGVQLSRQISGSPCIQGQTWGYNRNAVWVDRGCRAEFVVGVAARPFNTVTCSSNDGRRNWCAVDPRADVRLSRQISGSPCIQGQTWGLDRRGLWVDRGCRAEFRVR; translated from the coding sequence ATGAACTATTTGTCGAAGGTATATTTTCTTGCGCTGGCCCTGATATTATGCGCCGTTATTACGATCCCGCGGTCCGTAAAAGCGCAGATGTATGGTCCGGGCCAATCACTGACCTGCTCATCCGACGATGGACGCCGTCACTATTGCAGTGTCAATACGTTTGGAGGTGTCCAACTGACTCGCCAGATTAGTGGTTCACCATGCATTCAAGGGCAGACCTGGGGCTATGATCGGCAGGGAGTATGGGTGGACCGCGGATGCCGCGCCGAGTTTTTTGCTAGGGTCAATAACCAAGGTCCTGGCCAGACGCTTACCTGTTCCTCGAATGATGGGCGACGCAATTTCTGTAATGTCGATACCCGTGGAGGTGTTCAGCTATCCCGTCAGATCAGCGGCTCGCCTTGTATTCAGGGTCAGACCTGGGGCTACAATCGCAATGCTGTCTGGGTGGATCGAGGCTGCCGTGCTGAATTTGTTGTAGGGGTGGCAGCGCGGCCGTTCAATACTGTTACTTGTTCGTCAAACGATGGGCGTCGCAACTGGTGTGCAGTCGATCCACGGGCGGATGTTCGACTCTCGCGCCAGATTAGCGGTTCTCCCTGTATCCAGGGTCAGACGTGGGGATTAGATCGTCGAGGCCTATGGGTGGACCGTGGCTGTCGTGCCGAGTTTCGGGTCCGATGA